A single genomic interval of Danio aesculapii chromosome 5, fDanAes4.1, whole genome shotgun sequence harbors:
- the mn1b gene encoding transcriptional activator MN1: MFELEQFGPQIKNRNFGHTEKNFNKPKVSMNSHYKSPSFHTGGSQNTAEPGMGPLNETPVIEMNINMSGGEQYGGFQRGHSELHTGSLQQQHGFFNPQQPHNHLHGHQTHSHQQHPHFGGNFGPEQGSSCLHSGRVMGYNSSMGLQQGFTEGFDSLSEGQSADGGFSQQQQRTSSMSDFQHHGPPSGNHPVPAPCLPLDQSPNRAASFHGLSSSSSSSESHNLEPRRMPPPAAVEGLDYSFPNEPPSRHFDVPVYSPSESDSQLSHFGTGRQVPASNFPGNTGLSRAPGMQGISKEHPHAPPQQQQPSGQHSVFFERFGGGRKIPVGIEPGARHPLMQQQQPGLIGRQNTCPPSLPHPPHSETASANVGMQEGGVMMPGQHNQFEYPIHRPENRRIHSYGDPIFNMQQQPPPPQQSSSQRLQHFDSPYLNMGKRPRFDFPNATHGRENCGSWNSGMENNLSPAAYPGLPGEFTPPVTDGFSTGPSLQLTGPEQQSIQQQQNAAMMIKQMASRSQQQRMRQPSLQQLGHHNDVSQGPLGPGGPVGGMPQSSFERENGGRMVNFDGRSPHMTMESGWFTGPHPPGEMLGHRMGSSGEMGDHELQQNGPGMMFRAGVSGMGMQESMRVPGEGHMQPLLSPNIHSQFNNGMGSLSQMQSPSAGVGLPNTPSERRSNDFPGPPMGGPSPFPYGGSNRQGASHNNSQGVNTSPGSFTCQSDFSTSQRSSVSKLGGLSLGNFSKTNGKDNVFGQSCLAALSTACQNMIASLGAPNLNVTFNKKTQGEGKRKLSQTEQDLNNSAVNGTGNTGTEYFPSLTAPQNGQMPPAGNSNTKPPSQNQTVQGEASALSPNFNMDTTPCSEGKAATGSGRGRGRRKRDSGHVSPGIFFPSENSNPVVSPSQQVSSAERSTGTPHEKPHTSPSWGKGGDLLLGDQSDLMSSLDSGIQSASKSEVCSPRMDFTDDAAVTHYSNEDEVSSSSDAQSSVKPGCSPLLGSPSMPRDNGLICGQKGQGLSNQTTSTSDGFGGAGHPGTPGMEQVRTPSSTSGQDEIHPLEILQAQIQLQRQQFSISEDQPLAVKNNKKSGENGDGELASCGPDAEKGSVGTIDLDTLMAEQHATWYVPSDKCLLEDSEEDKSAWEKNKAQGTIKEEADLTQNKNAGGAGSSGTTGGMGSHLQCLSVHCTDELGESKGRGGPVPSWRSLHSDISNRFGTFVAALT, encoded by the coding sequence ATGTTTGAGCTGGAACAGTTTGGGCCACAGATTAAAAACAGAAATTTTGGCCACACAGAGAAAAACTTTAACAAGCCAAAAGTGAGCATGAACTCGCATTACAAGAGCCCAAGTTTTCATACTGGAGGCTCGCAAAATACAGCGGAGCCTGGTATGGGTCCACTTAATGAAACTCCTGTGATTGAGATGAACATTAACATGAGTGGAGGAGAACAGTATGGTGGATTTCAACGGGGACATTCAGAACTGCATACAGGAAGTCTCCAACAGCAACATGGATTTTTTAACCCTCAACAGCCtcataatcatttgcatggacatcagacacattcacatcaacAGCATCCACACTTTGGGGGAAATTTCGGACCTGAACAGGGGTCCTCTTGTTTACACAGTGGAAGGGTGATGGGTTACAACAGCAGTATGGGACTCCAGCAAGGGTTTACAGAGGGTTTTGACTCGCTCTCTGAGGGACAGTCAGCAGATGGCGGCTTCTCTCAGCAGCAGCAAAGGACGAGCTCTATGTCAGATTTTCAGCACCATGGACCACCCAGTGGAAATCACCCTGTCCCAGCCCCTTGTCTCCCCTTGGACCAGTCACCTAATCGTGCCGCCTCCTTCCATGGCCTGTCTTCCTCATCGTCTTCATCAGAAAGTCACAATCTTGAGCCAAGGCGAATGCCGCCGCCAGCTGCTGTCGAAGGACTGGACTATAGCTTTCCTAACGAGCCCCCATCTAGACATTTTGACGTGCCTGTGTACTCTCCCTCTGAATCTGATTCTCAGCTTTCTCATTTTGGGACAGGGCGCCAGGTACCAGCGTCCAATTTTCCTGGAAACACAGGGTTGTCTCGTGCTCCTGGAATGCAGGGCATCTCTAAAGAGCACCCCCATGCCCCTCCTCAACAGCAGCAGCCGTCAGGCCAGCACAGTGTGTTCTTTGAACGTTTTGGGGGTGGACGCAAAATACCAGTGGGGATAGAGCCTGGTGCCAGGCATCCTCtcatgcagcagcagcagccaggCTTGATTGGACGGCAGAACACTTGCCCACCATCTCTCCCACATCCCCCACATTCAGAGACAGCTTCTGCTAATGTCGGCATGCAGGAGGGTGGCGTCATGATGCCTGGCCAACATAATCAGTTTGAATACCCTATTCACAGACCAGAGAACAGACGGATACATAGTTATGGTGACCCCATCTTCAACATGCAGCAGCAGCCTCCCCCTCCTCAGCAGTCCTCCAGCCAGAGGCTGCAACACTTTGATTCTCCTTATTTAAATATGGGTAAGAGGCCCAGGTTTGATTTCCCCAATGCCACTCATGGCAGGGAGAACTGCGGCAGTTGGAACAGTGGTATGGAGAATAATCTCTCTCCAGCAGCCTACCCTGGCCTGCCTGGAGAGTTCACCCCCCCTGTGACGGATGGCTTCTCGACAGGCCCATCGCTGCAGCTCACGGGGCCTGAGCAACAGTCAATCCAGCAGCAGCAAAATGCAGCAATGATGATCAAGCAAATGGCCTCTCGGAGCCAGCAGCAGAGGATGAGACAACCTAGTCTACAGCAGCTGGGTCACCACAATGATGTTTCTCAAGGGCCCCTGGGACCAGGAGGCCCAGTGGGAGGCATGCCTCAGTCAAGTTTTGAGAGAGAAAATGGTGGGAGGATGGTGAACTTTGATGGACGGAGTCCACACATGACTATGGAGAGCGGGTGGTTTACTGGGCCACATCCACCTGGGGAAATGCTAGGTCATCGCATGGGTTCAAGTGGTGAGATGGGAGATCACGAACTCCAGCAAAATGGTCCTGGAATGATGTTCAGAGCTGGTGTGAGTGGAATGGGCATGCAGGAGTCTATGAGGGTCCCGGGAGAGGGCCACATGCAGCCTTTACTTTCACCCAACATCCACTCACAATTCAACAATGGCATGGGAAGCCTCTCACAGATGCAGTCACCCAGTGCAGGTGTTGGACTGCCCAACACGCCATCAGAAAGACGCTCTAATGACTTTCCAGGACCACCCATGGGTGGCCCGTCCCCGTTTCCCTACGGAGGCTCTAATCGACAGGGAGCCTCTCATAATAACTCTCAAGGGGTGAACACCTCACCGGGGAGCTTTACATGCCAATCAGACTTTTCCACTAGCCAGCGTTCCTCAGTCAGCAAACTTGGGGGACTGTCTTTAGGGAATTTTAGCAAAACGAATGGCAAGGACAATGTTTTTGGACAGAGCTGCCTGGCAGCCCTCTCTACTGCCTGTCAGAACATGATTGCCAGCCTGGGGGCCCCTAACCTCAATGTGACATTCAACAAGAAGACTCAGGGAGAGGGGAAACGAAAGCTGAGTCAGACAGAACAAGACCTGAATAACAGTGCGGTTAATGGCACTGGGAATACTGGGACAGAATATTTCCCAAGCCTTACTGCCCCCCAAAATGGGCAAATGCCTCCTGCTGGAAATAGCAACACTAAGCCACCGAGTCAAAATCAGACGGTGCAGGGGGAAGCCAGCGCCCTCTCCCCGAATTTCAACATGGACACTACCCCTTGCAGTGAGGGGAAGGCAGCAACAGGGAgtgggagagggagagggaggagAAAAAGAGACAGTGGCCATGTGAGCCCTGGGATATTTTTCCCCTCGGAAAACAGTAACCCTGTTGTAAGTCCCAGCCAGCAGGTGTCCTCAGCAGAGAGAAGCACAGGCACACCTCACGAGAAGCCCCACACCTCTCCATCATGGGGAAAAGGGGGCGACCTGCTGCTGGGGGATCAATCGGACCTCATGTCATCTCTTGACAGTGGCATCCAGAGCGCATCAAAGTCTGAGGTCTGTTCGCCCCGTATGGATTTTACAGATGATGCGGCGGTCACACATTACAGCAATGAAGATGAAGTTTCATCAAGCTCAGATGCTCAATCCTCTGTGAAGCCTGGCTGCAGCCCTTTGTTAGGCTCACCCAGTATGCCCAGAGACAATGGACTAATATGTGGGCAGAAAGGTCAAGGCCTCTCCAACCAAACTACCTCAACATCGGATGGCTTTGGTGGAGCAGGCCATCCGGGTACCCCAGGCATGGAGCAAGTCCGCACACCCTCCAGCACCTCTGGCCAAGATGAAATTCACCCGTTAGAAATACTGCAGGCTCAGATCCAGCTTCAACGCCAGCAGTTTAGCATTTCAGAAGACCAGCCTTTAGCtgtgaaaaataacaaaaaaagtggCGAGAATGGAGACGGAGAGCTTGCCAGCTGTGGTCCAGATGCGGAGAAGGGCTCTGTGGGCACCATTGATCTTGACACACTCATGGCGGAGCAACATGCCACTTGGTATGTGCCCAGTGACAAGTGTCTGCTCGAGGATTCAGAGGAAGACAAGTCTGCGTGGGAGAAAAATAAAGCCCAAGGAACCATCAAAGAAG